The following are encoded together in the Macrobrachium nipponense isolate FS-2020 chromosome 14, ASM1510439v2, whole genome shotgun sequence genome:
- the LOC135226299 gene encoding uncharacterized protein LOC135226299, with protein MTDQRPTITSELFSFLACLMGTKHHTTMSYNPAANSVVERVHRSIKASLTARCHGSDWKAQLPLVLLSLRTAPRANSDPSPAEKVFFSVSNKHCLPALDEVLPRTVPSHPSEGADIPRVNRQPRGLGIDRSPQAAIIPNEDDPTEGPHKTPTLLVPDSTPKRRRGRPRKAVEPSHPTTRAGILLSGPQEDEDTQDALQPRES; from the exons ATGACGGACCAAAGACCCACCATCACATCAGAGCTCTTCTCTTTCCTGGCATGCCTGATGGGGACCAAGCACCACACTACAATGTCCTACAACCCGGCAGCCAACAGTGTGGTGGAAAGGGTCCACCGGTCCATCAAGGCTTCCTTAACAGCACGCTGCCATGGCTCCGATTGGAAGGCACAGCTTCCCTTGGTCCTCCTCAGTCTCCGTACCGCCCCAAGAGCCAACAGCGACCCTTCCCCAGCAGAGAAGGT GTTCTTCTCTGTAAGTAACAAACACTGCCTGCCCGCCCTTGACGAAGTCCTACCAAGGACCGTACCGAGCCATCCGTCAGAAGGAGCAGACATTCCTCGTGTCAATCGGCAGCCGCGAGGACTGGGTATCGATAGATCGCCTCAAGCCGCCATCATCCCCAATGAAGATGACCCCACTGAAGGCCCCCACAAAACCCCAACATTGCTGGTTCCTGACAGTACCCCTAAACGTCGTCGAGGCCGCCCAAGGAAAGCAGTTGAACCCTCCCATCCCACTACCAGGGCCGGCATCCTGCTTTCCGGCCCTCAAGAAGATGAGGACACGCAAGACGCCCTTCAACCGAGAGAATCATGA
- the LOC135226300 gene encoding uncharacterized protein LOC135226300, protein MPTFTYGTRAHTIAFLGRTYTWPFVLADLRTPLLGADFLAHHGLLVDVALQHLLDTETCLSCSLARGPRAPTICSILPHHRYTSLLQEFPNIFHPELHQVAGATPKNGVFHHIETKDPPTHAKFRRLPPKLLQETKTMFKEMEKMGICKKAVSLWSSPLHMVKKADNTWRPVVTTSA, encoded by the coding sequence ATGCCCACCTTCACCTATGGCACCAGGGCCCATACCATTGCGTTCCTGGGCCGGACTTACACCTGGCCCTTCGTCCTGGCCGACTTAAGGACCCCTCTCCTGGGGGCGGATTTCCTTGCCCACCACGGCCTCTTGGTGGACGTGGCCCTCCAGCACCTTCTCGATACCGAGACCTGCCTCTCCTGCTCACTTGCCAGAGGGCCAAGAGCGCCCACCATCTGCTCCATCCTTCCCCACCACAGATACACCTCCCTTCTTCAGGAGTTTCCGAACATCTTCCACCCTGAGCTTCACCAGGTGGCTGGGGCCACACCCAAGAACGGTGTCTTCCACCATATTGAGACCAAGGACCCCCCAACACATGCTAAGTTCCGCCGTCTCCCACCGAAGCTCCTCCAGGAAACCAAGACCATGTTCAAAGAAATGGAGAAGATGGGGATCTGTAAAAAGGCAGTGAGTCTGTGGTcatcccccctccacatggtCAAGAAGGCAGACAACACATGGAGACCTGTGGTGACTACCAGCGCCTGA